A genomic region of Pogoniulus pusillus isolate bPogPus1 chromosome 35, bPogPus1.pri, whole genome shotgun sequence contains the following coding sequences:
- the SLC2A6 gene encoding solute carrier family 2, facilitated glucose transporter member 6: MEPSAREPLLRRGSSSYRTFPGSTAKRLDQQYLRSLHNQRLYLAAFAAVLGNFSFGFALVYPSPVIPALEAQPDPALRLDQHSASWFGSAFTLGAAAGGLSTMLLNDRLGRKLSIMFSALPSALGLALLAGAQGFTMLLLGRILTGFAGGVTSAAIPVYISEISHPGVRGMLGACPQIMAVLGSLILYALGLVLDWRWLAVAGEVPVLIMIILLCFMPNSPRFLLSQGKEDEALRSLSWLRGKDTDYAQEYEQIKDSVRKQSQKVSCAELKDPFIYKPILIAVGMRFLQQLSGVTCVLVYLQSIFKKTSVILSPEYDAALVGLVRLLSVAIAAVSMDKAGRKILLFVSAGAMLASNLTMGLYVHFMPASQNGTAANRTLVSSASLPAEPTNYITLIPLLATMLFIMGYAMGWGPITWLLMSEILPLKARGVASGLCVVVSWLTAFTLTQFFLRVVDNFGLEVPFFFFAIICAGNIFFTGCCVPETKGRSLEQIEAFFRTGRRSFMR, from the exons ATGGAGCCCAGCGCCAGGGAGCCTCTGCTCAGGAGGGGCAGCTCCTCGTACCGCACCTTCCCCGGCAGCACCGCCAAGAGGCTCGACCAGCAGTACCTGAG gagcctccacaaccagCGGCTCTACctggctgcctttgctgccGTGCTGGGGAACTTCAGCTTCGGCTTCGCCCTGGTGTATCCCTCCCCTGTCATCCCTGCCCTGGAGGCTCAGCCCGACCCCGCCCTGCGGCTGGACCAGCACTCAGCATCCTGGTTCGGG TCGGCGTTCACGCTGGGAGCGGCCGCGGGGGGGCTCAGCACCATGCTGCTCAACGACCGCCTGGGCCGCAAGCTCAGCATCATGTTCTCGGCGCTGCCCTCGGCgctggggctggcactgctggctggtgcccagggcttcaccatgctgctgctgggacgCATCCTGACCGGATTCGCCGGCGGCGTCACCTCCGCAGCCATCCCG GTCTACATCTCAGAGATCTCCCACCCTGGGGTCAGGGGAATGCTGGGTGCCTGTCCTCAGatcatggcagtgctgggctccctcATCCTGTATGCCCTGG GACTGGTGCTGGACTGGCGCTGGCTGgccgtggcaggggaggtgcctGTGCTCATCATGatcatcctgctctgcttcatgCCCAACTCACCTCGGTTCCTGCTCTCCCAGGGTAAGGAGGATGAGGCCCTGAGGTCCCTGAGCTGGCTGCGGGGCAAGGACACAGACTATGCCCAGGAGTATGAGCAGATCAAGGACAGTGTGAGGAAGCAG AGCCAGAAGGTTTCCTGTGCTGAGCTCAAGGATCCCTTCATCTACAAGCCCATCCTGATAGCCGTGGGGATGaggttcctgcagcagctctcaggtgtCACCTGTGTCCTCGTGTACCTGCAGTCAATATTCAAGAAGACATCTGTCATCCTG AGCCCAGAGTACGACGCAGCTCTGGTGGGCTTGGTGCGGCTGCTCTCGGTGGCCATCGCCGCTGTGTCCATGGACAAAGCTGGGAGGAAGATCCTCCTCTTCGTGTCAG CTGGTGCCATGTTGGCCTCCAACCTGACCATGGGGCTCTATGTCCACTTCATGCCAGCTTCTCAGAATGGCACCGCCGCCAACAGGACCCTggtgagctctgccagcctccctgcTGAGCCAACGAACTACATCACCCTCatccctctcctggccaccatGCTCTTCATAATGG gctatGCCATGGGCTGGGGCCCCATCACCTGGCTGCTGATGTCTGAGATCCTGCCTCTGAAAGCCCGTGGGGTGGCCTCGGGcctctgtgttgtggtgagctGGCTGACAGCCTTCACCCTGACCCAGTTCTTCCTCCGAGTCGTG GATAACTTTGGCCTGGAGGTGCCCTTCTTCTTCTTCGCTATCATCTGCGCTGGGAACATCTTCTTCACAGGCTGCTGCGTCCCAGAAACCAAAGGCAGGTCCCTGGAACAGATCGAGGCCTTCTTCAGGACTGGCAGGAGGTCCTTCATGAGGTAG